The Streptomyces sp. NBC_00440 genome contains a region encoding:
- a CDS encoding carbohydrate ABC transporter permease — translation MKSADTAAPRGAARTGGALLGLTAWLAGILFFLPIAWMALTSFHAETDAATNPPSLAASLTLDGYRDFFGAGGGASPWPALANSAVASVVSTLCVLVLALPAAYALSIRPVKKWTDVLFFFLSTKMLPVVAGLLPVYLFAKNTGMLDNIWMLVILYTSMNLPIAVWMMQSFLAEVPVAVIEAARVDGARLPVILTRIVAPISMPGIAATALICFIFSWNELLFARVLTGVVAETAPVFLTGFITSQGLFLAKVCAASLVVSLPVLAAGFAAQDKLVQGLSLGAVK, via the coding sequence ATGAAATCCGCAGACACGGCGGCGCCCCGGGGCGCCGCCCGTACCGGGGGCGCACTGCTGGGCCTGACGGCCTGGCTCGCCGGGATCCTCTTCTTCCTGCCGATCGCGTGGATGGCGCTGACCTCCTTCCACGCGGAGACCGACGCGGCCACCAACCCGCCGTCGCTCGCCGCCTCGCTCACCCTGGACGGCTACCGCGACTTCTTCGGCGCGGGCGGCGGCGCGAGCCCCTGGCCCGCGCTGGCCAACTCGGCCGTGGCCTCGGTCGTCTCGACGCTCTGTGTGCTGGTGCTTGCGCTGCCCGCCGCGTACGCGCTCTCGATCCGGCCGGTGAAGAAGTGGACCGACGTCCTGTTCTTCTTCCTCTCCACGAAGATGCTCCCGGTGGTCGCCGGGCTGCTGCCGGTCTATCTGTTCGCCAAGAACACCGGGATGCTCGACAACATCTGGATGCTGGTCATCCTCTACACCTCGATGAACCTGCCGATCGCGGTGTGGATGATGCAGTCCTTCCTGGCGGAGGTGCCGGTGGCGGTCATCGAGGCGGCGCGGGTCGACGGCGCCAGGCTGCCGGTGATCCTCACCCGGATCGTCGCCCCGATCTCCATGCCGGGAATCGCCGCCACCGCGCTGATCTGCTTCATCTTCAGCTGGAACGAGCTGCTGTTCGCGCGGGTGCTCACGGGCGTCGTCGCCGAGACCGCGCCCGTCTTCCTGACCGGCTTCATCACCAGCCAGGGCCTGTTCCTGGCGAAGGTGTGCGCCGCGTCGCTCGTCGTCTCCCTGCCGGTGCTCGCCGCGGGGTTCGCCGCCCAGGACAAGCTGGTCCAGGGCCTTTCGCTGGGAGCCGTGAAATGA
- a CDS encoding zinc-dependent alcohol dehydrogenase family protein, translating to MKAAIIEAVGKVGYGEVPDPTPGPRDVIVEVAACGLCGTDLHILQGEFAPTLPVVPGHEFAGTVVALGSDVTSLAAGDRVAVDPSLYCFECRYCRLGHNNMCEKWAAIGVTTAGGAAEYAVAPAANCVKLPDHVRTEDAALIEPLSCAVRGYDVLNSRLGSHVLIYGSGTMGLMMLELAKRTGAASVDMVDINEERLTTARALGCSAAAGGADELDRAGRGWDVVIDATGNAAAIQDGLGRVAKAGTYLQFGVADYATRATIDPYRIYNQEITITGSMAVLHSYERAAELFAAGVLDPAVFISDRLPLESYPAALDRFKAGIGRKIVVLPGK from the coding sequence ATGAAGGCCGCCATCATCGAAGCCGTGGGCAAGGTCGGGTACGGGGAGGTGCCGGACCCCACCCCGGGGCCGCGCGACGTGATCGTCGAAGTGGCCGCGTGCGGGCTGTGCGGCACCGATCTGCACATCCTCCAGGGCGAGTTCGCACCCACCCTGCCGGTGGTGCCCGGCCATGAGTTCGCGGGGACGGTCGTGGCGCTGGGTTCCGATGTCACCTCGCTGGCCGCGGGCGACCGGGTGGCCGTGGACCCGTCCCTGTACTGCTTCGAGTGCCGCTACTGCCGTCTCGGACACAACAACATGTGCGAGAAGTGGGCGGCGATCGGGGTGACCACCGCGGGCGGCGCCGCCGAGTACGCGGTGGCGCCCGCCGCCAACTGCGTGAAACTGCCCGACCACGTACGGACCGAGGACGCGGCCCTGATCGAACCGCTGTCCTGCGCGGTACGCGGCTACGACGTGCTGAACAGCCGGCTCGGCTCGCATGTGCTGATCTACGGCTCCGGGACGATGGGGCTGATGATGCTGGAGCTGGCCAAGCGGACCGGCGCGGCCAGTGTGGACATGGTCGACATCAACGAGGAACGGCTCACCACCGCCCGCGCCCTGGGCTGCTCCGCCGCGGCGGGCGGCGCGGACGAGCTGGACCGGGCCGGGCGGGGCTGGGACGTGGTCATCGACGCGACCGGCAACGCGGCCGCGATCCAGGACGGTCTGGGGCGGGTGGCGAAGGCCGGGACGTATCTGCAGTTCGGTGTCGCCGACTACGCGACCCGGGCGACGATCGACCCGTACCGGATCTACAACCAGGAGATCACGATCACCGGTTCGATGGCGGTGCTGCACAGCTACGAGCGGGCGGCCGAGTTGTTCGCCGCCGGGGTGCTGGACCCGGCGGTCTTCATCAGCGACCGGCTTCCGCTGGAGAGCTATCCGGCGGCGCTGGACCGCTTCAAGGCGGGCATCGGCCGGAAGATCGTGGTGCTGCCGGGGAAGTGA
- a CDS encoding TerD family protein, with protein MTVMTPGSNIPLPISRVAVDVAAPVRLDVSGLLLTADGKVRSDDDFIFYNQPSGPGVGHRSGGGSAPDAIVVDTAAVPAGIEKIVITASPDAAGQTFQGIEPTATVRSADDGSVLASFTPPRLGTETALVIVEIYLRNGAWKVRAVGQGYANGLAGIATDFGVSVEEPAAPAAAPAPAAAPAAPPMPAAPPVDPGVAVAAPPAPPAAPPAPPAGTGRINLDKGRVSLRKNQTVSLVKGGKPLLSRVKMGLGWEPAVRGKDIDLDASVMAFGPQRDHIDSCYFGKLSILDGAVKHSGDNLTGEGAGDDEVIVVDLGRVPAEATALFFTVNSFTGQKFTEVTKAYCRLIDAASGEELVRFDLTGAEPQTGVLMAKLIRQFSGEWEMTAVGDFVKSRTVRGMVKPAAKAL; from the coding sequence ATGACCGTAATGACCCCAGGCTCGAACATCCCGCTCCCGATCTCCCGCGTCGCGGTGGATGTGGCGGCTCCGGTGCGGCTCGACGTGTCGGGCCTGCTGCTCACCGCCGACGGCAAGGTGCGCTCGGACGACGACTTCATCTTCTACAACCAGCCGTCGGGCCCCGGCGTCGGCCACCGCTCAGGCGGCGGTTCGGCGCCGGACGCGATCGTGGTGGACACGGCGGCCGTCCCCGCGGGCATCGAAAAGATCGTGATCACCGCGAGCCCGGACGCGGCGGGCCAGACGTTCCAGGGCATCGAGCCGACGGCCACCGTCCGCTCGGCCGACGACGGCAGCGTCCTGGCGTCCTTCACCCCGCCCCGGCTCGGCACCGAGACCGCGCTGGTGATCGTGGAGATCTACCTCCGCAACGGCGCGTGGAAGGTGCGCGCCGTGGGCCAGGGGTATGCGAACGGCCTGGCCGGTATCGCGACGGACTTCGGTGTGTCGGTCGAGGAGCCGGCCGCGCCGGCGGCCGCACCGGCACCCGCCGCGGCCCCGGCGGCCCCGCCGATGCCGGCCGCGCCGCCGGTGGATCCCGGGGTCGCCGTCGCTGCCCCGCCGGCACCCCCCGCCGCGCCCCCGGCCCCGCCTGCCGGCACCGGGCGGATCAATCTGGACAAGGGCCGGGTCAGCCTCCGGAAGAACCAGACGGTCTCGCTGGTCAAGGGCGGCAAGCCGCTGCTGTCCCGGGTGAAGATGGGCCTCGGCTGGGAGCCCGCCGTCCGTGGCAAGGACATCGATCTCGACGCCTCGGTCATGGCCTTCGGCCCGCAGCGCGACCACATCGACAGCTGCTACTTCGGCAAGCTCTCGATCCTCGACGGCGCGGTCAAGCACTCCGGCGACAACCTCACGGGCGAGGGCGCGGGCGACGACGAGGTGATCGTGGTCGACCTCGGCCGGGTCCCCGCCGAGGCCACCGCCCTGTTCTTCACGGTCAACTCCTTCACCGGCCAGAAGTTCACCGAGGTGACCAAGGCGTACTGCAGGCTGATCGACGCGGCGAGCGGGGAGGAGCTGGTGCGGTTCGACCTGACCGGCGCCGAGCCGCAGACGGGGGTACTGATGGCCAAGCTGATCAGGCAGTTCTCGGGCGAGTGGGAGATGACGGCGGTGGGCGACTTCGTGAAGTCCCGCACGGTCCGGGGCATGGTCAAGCCCGCGGCGAAGGCCCTGTAG
- a CDS encoding pyridoxal phosphate-dependent aminotransferase: protein MEFRQSNKLSEVCYEIRGPVIEQANALEEAGHSVLRLNTGNPALFGFEAPEEIVQDMIRMLPQAHGYTDSRGILSARRAVAQRYQALGLPDVTVDDVFLGNGVSELISMAVQALLEDGDEILIPAPDFPLWTAVTTLAGGRAVHYLCDESADWYPDLDDMASKITDRTKAVVIINPNNPTGAVYPREIVEGVLDLARRHGLMVFADEIYDQIVYDDAVHHSAAALAPDLVVLTFSGLSKSYRVAGFRSGWLVVTGPKQHAKSYLEGLMMLASMRLCANAPAQYAIQAALGGRQSIRDLTAPGGRLHEQRDRAWEKLNEIPGVSCVKPKGALYAFPRLDPKVHRIHDDEKFVLDLLLREKIQVVQGTGFNWPRPDHFRILTLPHADDLDAAISRIGRFLAGYRQ from the coding sequence ATGGAGTTCCGCCAGTCGAACAAATTGAGTGAGGTCTGCTACGAGATCCGGGGCCCGGTGATCGAGCAGGCCAACGCACTGGAGGAAGCCGGGCACAGTGTGCTGCGCCTGAACACCGGTAACCCGGCGCTCTTCGGTTTCGAGGCGCCGGAGGAGATCGTCCAGGACATGATCAGGATGCTGCCCCAGGCGCACGGCTACACGGACTCGCGGGGCATTCTCTCGGCGCGGCGCGCCGTGGCCCAGCGCTACCAGGCGCTCGGGCTGCCCGATGTCACCGTCGATGACGTCTTTCTCGGCAACGGGGTCTCCGAACTCATCTCGATGGCGGTCCAGGCGCTCCTGGAGGACGGGGACGAGATTCTCATCCCGGCGCCCGACTTCCCGCTCTGGACGGCCGTCACCACGCTGGCCGGCGGGCGCGCGGTGCACTATCTGTGCGACGAGTCGGCGGACTGGTACCCGGACCTCGACGACATGGCCTCGAAGATCACCGACCGGACCAAGGCGGTGGTGATCATCAACCCCAACAACCCCACCGGTGCGGTGTATCCGCGCGAGATCGTCGAGGGCGTCCTCGATCTCGCCCGCCGCCACGGCCTGATGGTCTTCGCCGACGAGATCTACGACCAGATCGTCTACGACGACGCCGTCCACCACTCGGCCGCCGCCCTCGCACCCGATCTGGTCGTCCTCACCTTCAGCGGTCTGTCCAAGTCGTACCGTGTCGCGGGCTTCCGGTCCGGCTGGCTGGTCGTCACCGGGCCCAAGCAGCACGCGAAGAGCTACCTGGAGGGGCTGATGATGCTCGCCTCCATGCGGCTGTGCGCCAACGCCCCTGCCCAGTACGCCATTCAGGCCGCGCTGGGCGGCCGCCAGTCCATCAGGGATCTGACGGCGCCGGGCGGCCGCCTGCACGAGCAGCGCGACAGGGCGTGGGAGAAGCTCAACGAGATCCCGGGCGTCTCCTGTGTGAAGCCGAAGGGCGCGCTCTACGCGTTCCCCCGGCTCGACCCGAAGGTCCACCGGATCCACGACGACGAGAAGTTCGTCCTGGACCTGCTGCTCCGCGAGAAGATCCAGGTGGTGCAGGGCACCGGCTTCAACTGGCCGCGCCCCGACCACTTCCGGATCCTGACGCTGCCGCACGCCGACGACCTGGACGCGGCGATCAGCCGGATCGGCCGCTTCCTGGCCGGCTACCGCCAGTGA
- a CDS encoding winged helix-turn-helix transcriptional regulator, whose product MPRRSYDQYCAAARALDAVGDRWTLLIVRELLAGPRRYTDLHADLPGVSTDVLASRLKDMEREGLATRRRLPPPAPASVYELTARGAALLPVLTALADWGSPALAERRPTDALRAHWFAIPLARHLAGLGPGVVEVRMDEGVFHVRTDGGEPLYGDGPAEHPGVRLTLDADTCIAVSDGGLPLDHAIRDGRAKLETLPAGAQHGAPHEVPAGTRGGAEVTRVAPPGGNPAGPNSVPVKAR is encoded by the coding sequence ATGCCACGCCGAAGTTACGACCAGTACTGCGCCGCCGCCCGCGCGCTCGACGCCGTCGGAGACCGCTGGACCCTGCTGATCGTCCGCGAACTCCTGGCGGGCCCGCGCCGCTACACCGACCTCCACGCCGACCTGCCGGGCGTGAGCACCGACGTGCTGGCCTCACGGCTCAAGGACATGGAGCGTGAGGGTCTTGCGACCCGGCGCAGGCTGCCGCCGCCCGCACCCGCCTCCGTGTACGAGCTGACGGCGCGGGGGGCCGCACTGCTGCCCGTTCTCACCGCGCTGGCCGACTGGGGAAGCCCCGCACTGGCCGAGCGGCGGCCGACGGACGCCCTGCGTGCACACTGGTTCGCCATTCCCCTGGCCCGGCACCTGGCCGGGCTCGGCCCCGGCGTGGTCGAGGTCCGGATGGACGAGGGCGTGTTCCATGTCCGCACCGACGGCGGCGAGCCGCTCTACGGCGACGGCCCCGCCGAGCACCCGGGTGTCCGGCTCACCCTGGACGCCGACACCTGCATCGCCGTCAGCGACGGCGGCCTCCCGCTCGACCACGCGATCCGGGACGGCCGCGCGAAGCTCGAAACCCTGCCGGCCGGTGCTCAGCACGGCGCGCCGCACGAAGTACCGGCCGGGACACGCGGAGGCGCCGAGGTGACCCGCGTCGCACCACCGGGAGGCAACCCCGCGGGCCCGAACTCCGTCCCCGTAAAGGCCCGTTAA
- a CDS encoding DUF6011 domain-containing protein: MSRTGPVDGVTGEPPALPGVTAGAGEGTGTADGAGPEDRSRTVLCRMCGRPLTGLASRRTGLGPACDAKLHPAGPDIRTRRHGVDQDPIPGLDGTSSGDARGDG, from the coding sequence GTGAGCCGGACCGGCCCCGTGGACGGCGTCACCGGGGAACCGCCGGCCCTGCCCGGGGTCACGGCCGGAGCGGGAGAGGGGACGGGGACGGCGGACGGGGCCGGACCGGAGGACAGGAGCCGGACGGTGCTGTGCCGGATGTGCGGCAGGCCGCTGACGGGTCTGGCCTCACGGCGCACCGGACTCGGCCCGGCCTGTGACGCGAAACTGCACCCGGCGGGACCGGACATCCGGACCCGCAGGCACGGGGTCGACCAGGATCCGATTCCCGGCCTGGACGGTACGTCGAGCGGCGACGCCCGGGGCGACGGCTGA
- a CDS encoding TetR/AcrR family transcriptional regulator, which yields MPKPMRADARRNYERLLKEAALAFAERGVDASLDDIAKRAGVGSGTLYRHFPTRQDLLEGVYVDSIDELADQAVEFGASARAPGEALADWLQKLAEQMIHLRGLKTLLGAAMADGSTPVISDCSGRLMDAAADLLTAAQKAGAARADLETAEVLRLTHAVATAAELGAGGPPDVRRYLSLMIEGIGGGDPRAMSR from the coding sequence ATGCCGAAGCCGATGCGGGCCGATGCGCGCCGCAATTACGAACGTCTCCTGAAGGAGGCGGCCCTGGCTTTCGCCGAGCGCGGGGTGGACGCATCGCTGGACGACATCGCGAAGCGCGCGGGCGTCGGCTCGGGCACGCTCTACCGCCACTTCCCCACGCGGCAGGACCTCCTCGAAGGGGTCTACGTCGACAGCATCGACGAACTCGCCGACCAGGCCGTCGAATTCGGTGCGTCGGCACGGGCGCCGGGCGAGGCGCTGGCCGACTGGCTGCAGAAGCTGGCGGAGCAGATGATCCACCTCCGCGGCCTCAAGACGCTGCTCGGAGCGGCGATGGCCGACGGCAGTACGCCGGTGATCTCGGACTGCAGCGGCCGGCTCATGGACGCGGCGGCCGACCTGCTCACGGCCGCGCAGAAGGCCGGTGCGGCGCGCGCGGACCTGGAGACCGCCGAGGTGCTGCGGCTCACGCACGCGGTGGCCACGGCGGCCGAGCTCGGTGCGGGCGGGCCGCCCGACGTGCGCCGCTATCTGTCGCTGATGATCGAGGGGATCGGCGGCGGGGACCCGCGGGCGATGTCCCGGTGA
- a CDS encoding CarD family transcriptional regulator: protein MTKSAGSRRHLPSSPFNRPAQAAAPIEIFDIGDRVSHDQFGLGRVIGIEGDNDAVLIDFSGRQGRILSPYAKLTKL from the coding sequence ATGACTAAGTCAGCCGGATCCCGGCGCCACCTGCCCTCCAGTCCCTTCAACCGCCCGGCCCAAGCCGCCGCACCCATCGAGATCTTCGATATCGGCGACCGTGTTTCGCATGATCAGTTCGGGCTCGGAAGAGTCATCGGAATCGAGGGCGACAATGACGCTGTGCTCATCGACTTCTCCGGGCGTCAGGGGAGGATCCTCAGCCCTTACGCCAAGCTGACCAAGCTCTGA
- a CDS encoding SDR family NAD(P)-dependent oxidoreductase encodes MEFPATGRRVLITGASRGLGRAAAHAFAANGDLVAVHYGTREDDARHTLAALPGSGHVLVGGDLSDPAVAAEVAGRAADGLGGIDVLVNNAAVMRGPHSLPGTPYEEWVAVWQQHVAVNLLATAQISHLAGRRMIDAGNGGRIVNIGSRGAFRGEPDHPAYGATKAAVHALGQSLAVSLAPYGIGVASVAPGFFETERVADRLSGAEGEAIRAQSPFGRVASPDEIAAAVLWLASPAAEWSSGTVLDLNGASYLRT; translated from the coding sequence ATGGAATTCCCAGCAACCGGCCGTCGCGTCCTCATCACAGGTGCCTCCCGCGGCCTGGGCCGCGCCGCCGCCCACGCTTTCGCCGCCAACGGGGACCTGGTGGCGGTGCACTACGGGACCAGGGAGGACGACGCCCGGCACACGCTCGCGGCGCTCCCGGGCTCCGGCCACGTCCTGGTCGGCGGCGACCTCTCGGACCCGGCGGTGGCCGCCGAGGTCGCCGGGCGCGCGGCAGACGGCCTCGGCGGCATCGACGTACTGGTGAACAACGCCGCCGTGATGCGCGGCCCCCACTCGCTGCCCGGGACTCCGTACGAGGAGTGGGTGGCTGTCTGGCAGCAGCACGTCGCCGTCAATCTGCTCGCCACCGCGCAGATCAGCCATCTCGCCGGGCGCCGCATGATCGACGCGGGCAACGGCGGCCGGATCGTGAACATCGGCTCGCGCGGGGCGTTCCGCGGCGAGCCCGACCACCCGGCGTACGGCGCGACCAAGGCGGCCGTGCACGCGCTCGGCCAGTCGCTCGCCGTCTCCCTCGCTCCGTACGGGATCGGGGTCGCCTCGGTCGCCCCCGGCTTCTTCGAGACGGAGCGGGTGGCGGACCGGCTGAGCGGCGCCGAGGGCGAGGCGATCCGGGCGCAGTCGCCGTTCGGCCGGGTGGCGTCCCCCGACGAGATCGCGGCCGCGGTGCTGTGGCTGGCCTCACCGGCCGCGGAGTGGTCGTCGGGCACCGTGCTCGACCTCAACGGGGCGTCGTACCTGCGGACTTGA
- a CDS encoding endonuclease/exonuclease/phosphatase family protein produces the protein MRALPAFPIAKPAAVTAVVTAALAAGLLAVTPASAGAAEVRIHDIQGSTRLSPLAGKAVTGVPGIVTGVRTSGSKGFWFQDPHPDADPATSEGVFVFTSSAPTVAVGDSVTVSGTVDEYIPGGAASGNQSVTEIGKPAVTVVSSGNTLPAATVINSRDVPGTFAPAGDKAAGGSINGLTLRPDKYALDRYESLEGMNVRIGTSRVTGATDTYGELWVTVKPDERPTPRGGTLYNGYTSQNTGRLMVQSLAPATAGAFPVANVGDSLSGTTEGPLDYNQFAGTYTVAARQLGTVKKGRTKPEVTRKQQKDELAVATYNVENLDPTDPQSKFDKLAAGVVDHLSSPDIVAIEEIQDNDGAKNDGVVAADVTVGKFIDAIVAAGGPRYQWRSIDPVDQADGGEPGGNIRQGFLYNPDRVGFTDRAGGTATSATGVVSQHGKAALTYSPGRVDPANPAWKDSRKPLAGEFTFRGRKVFLVANHFASKGGDQAIDSQYQPPARSSETARHEQAKAVNTFVRKIRSVQPDAEVVVLGDLNDFEFSGTAKILTGGKALSATAYSLPANERYSYVYEGNSQILDQILVSPSVRKYQLDIVHINAEFADQNSDHDPSVLRFRP, from the coding sequence ATGCGCGCTCTTCCCGCTTTCCCCATCGCAAAGCCGGCGGCCGTCACCGCCGTGGTGACGGCCGCGCTGGCCGCCGGTCTGCTCGCCGTCACCCCCGCGTCGGCCGGTGCGGCCGAGGTCAGGATCCACGACATCCAGGGCAGCACCCGCCTCTCCCCGCTGGCCGGGAAGGCGGTGACCGGTGTGCCCGGCATCGTGACGGGTGTGCGGACGTCCGGTTCCAAGGGCTTCTGGTTCCAGGACCCGCACCCGGACGCCGACCCCGCGACCAGCGAGGGGGTCTTCGTCTTCACCAGCTCGGCGCCGACGGTCGCCGTGGGCGACTCGGTCACGGTGTCCGGCACGGTCGACGAGTACATACCCGGCGGCGCCGCCTCCGGGAACCAGTCGGTCACCGAGATCGGCAAGCCGGCCGTGACCGTCGTCTCGTCGGGCAACACGCTGCCCGCCGCGACGGTCATCAACTCCCGTGATGTGCCCGGCACTTTCGCCCCCGCGGGCGACAAGGCGGCGGGCGGCAGCATCAACGGCCTCACCCTGCGGCCGGACAAATACGCCCTCGACCGCTACGAGTCCCTGGAGGGCATGAACGTCCGGATCGGCACCTCACGGGTCACCGGCGCGACCGACACCTACGGGGAGCTGTGGGTCACCGTGAAGCCGGACGAGCGCCCGACCCCGCGCGGCGGCACCCTCTACAACGGGTACACCTCGCAGAACACCGGCCGGCTGATGGTCCAGTCACTGGCCCCCGCCACCGCCGGGGCGTTCCCGGTGGCGAATGTCGGTGACTCGCTGAGCGGTACGACCGAAGGCCCCCTGGACTACAACCAGTTCGCCGGTACGTACACCGTGGCCGCCCGGCAGCTGGGCACCGTGAAGAAGGGCCGGACCAAGCCTGAGGTCACCCGTAAGCAGCAGAAGGACGAGCTGGCCGTCGCCACGTACAACGTGGAGAACCTGGATCCGACGGACCCGCAGAGCAAGTTCGACAAGCTGGCGGCCGGGGTCGTGGACCATCTCTCGTCGCCCGACATCGTGGCCATCGAGGAGATCCAGGACAACGACGGCGCCAAGAACGACGGTGTGGTCGCGGCCGATGTCACGGTCGGCAAGTTCATCGACGCGATCGTCGCGGCGGGCGGCCCCCGCTATCAGTGGCGCTCCATCGACCCGGTGGACCAGGCGGACGGCGGAGAGCCCGGCGGCAACATCCGCCAGGGCTTCCTCTACAACCCGGACCGCGTCGGCTTCACCGACCGCGCGGGTGGCACCGCCACCAGCGCCACCGGCGTCGTCTCCCAGCACGGCAAGGCCGCGCTGACCTACTCCCCCGGCCGTGTCGACCCGGCCAACCCCGCCTGGAAGGACAGCCGCAAGCCGCTCGCCGGGGAGTTCACGTTCCGCGGCAGGAAGGTCTTCCTGGTCGCCAACCACTTCGCGTCGAAGGGCGGCGACCAGGCGATCGACTCGCAGTACCAGCCCCCGGCGCGCAGCTCGGAGACGGCCCGGCACGAGCAGGCCAAGGCCGTGAACACGTTCGTGAGGAAGATCCGTTCGGTGCAGCCGGACGCCGAGGTCGTGGTGCTCGGCGACCTCAACGACTTCGAGTTCTCCGGCACCGCGAAGATCCTCACCGGCGGGAAGGCGCTGTCGGCGACGGCGTACTCGCTGCCTGCGAACGAGCGCTACTCCTATGTGTACGAGGGAAACTCGCAGATCCTGGACCAGATCCTGGTGAGCCCGTCGGTGCGGAAGTACCAGCTGGACATCGTCCACATCAACGCCGAGTTCGCCGACCAGAACAGCGACCACGACCCGAGCGTGCTGCGCTTCCGGCCGTAG
- the lepB gene encoding signal peptidase I: MGGIIQLPDAVRVGDVTVGTESGQESDASDARDSGHGSTTRSPQRSFWKELPLLVVIALVLALLIKTFLLQAFSIPSDSMQNTLQTGDRVLVDKLTPWFGAEPHRGEVVVFHDPDGWLADEPVSKPNPVQKGLSYIGLMPSANERDLIKRVIGVGGDTVECKGTGPVMVNGKALKEPYVFPGNTPCSTDPQGQFKIKVPKNHIWVMGDHRQYSADSRYHQDEKGGGSVPVKDVVGRAEVIAWPLNRLNNLPVPATFSQSGLSAAAASAPAAAGLMGAVPLVLWRRRRRAPQQTRRADAPDAS, from the coding sequence CTGGGTGGAATTATCCAGCTCCCGGACGCAGTGAGGGTGGGGGATGTGACGGTCGGCACGGAGTCAGGCCAGGAGAGCGACGCGTCGGACGCGCGGGACTCGGGGCACGGCAGCACCACCAGGAGCCCGCAGCGTTCCTTCTGGAAGGAGCTGCCGCTGCTCGTCGTCATCGCGCTGGTGCTCGCGCTGCTGATCAAAACGTTCCTGCTGCAGGCGTTCTCCATCCCGTCGGACTCCATGCAGAACACGCTGCAGACCGGCGACCGTGTGCTGGTGGACAAGCTGACCCCGTGGTTCGGCGCGGAGCCGCACCGCGGCGAGGTCGTCGTCTTCCACGACCCGGACGGCTGGCTGGCGGACGAGCCGGTCAGCAAGCCCAACCCGGTCCAGAAGGGGCTGAGCTACATCGGGCTGATGCCGTCCGCCAATGAGCGGGATCTGATCAAGCGGGTCATCGGGGTCGGCGGCGACACCGTGGAGTGCAAGGGCACGGGCCCGGTGATGGTGAACGGCAAGGCTCTGAAGGAGCCGTACGTCTTCCCCGGCAACACCCCGTGCAGCACGGACCCGCAGGGCCAGTTCAAGATCAAGGTGCCCAAGAACCACATCTGGGTCATGGGCGACCACCGGCAGTACTCGGCCGACTCCCGCTACCACCAGGACGAGAAGGGCGGCGGCTCCGTCCCGGTGAAGGACGTCGTGGGGCGCGCCGAGGTCATCGCCTGGCCGCTCAACCGGCTGAACAACCTGCCGGTCCCCGCCACCTTCAGCCAGTCCGGCCTCAGCGCGGCCGCGGCCTCGGCCCCCGCCGCGGCCGGCCTGATGGGCGCCGTGCCGCTGGTGCTCTGGCGCAGGCGCAGGCGCGCCCCTCAGCAGACCCGCCGGGCTGACGCTCCGGACGCTTCGTAG
- a CDS encoding COG4315 family predicted lipoprotein yields the protein MRSSISTAAAVAAVGLFAAAVSGCSSGSKSQDPGAGSSPSSSMTASSSPSATTALRTVMVKKTPLGKILVTGKGRTLYLFEADKTSKSTCMGACAKAWPPLLVTNTPTAESGVQSKLLSTSVRSGGAKQVTYKGHPLYTYLGDRNPGDLNGQGLTQFGAKWYVVGPDGKKITAAAPKSSSSPSSSSSASSSASTGSGY from the coding sequence ATGAGGAGCAGCATCAGTACAGCGGCCGCCGTAGCTGCGGTTGGCCTTTTCGCCGCGGCGGTGAGCGGTTGTTCCAGCGGATCGAAGTCCCAGGACCCGGGGGCCGGATCCTCGCCCTCCAGCAGCATGACGGCGTCGAGCAGCCCGTCGGCCACGACCGCTCTGAGGACGGTCATGGTCAAGAAGACCCCGCTGGGCAAGATCCTGGTCACCGGGAAGGGCCGGACGCTCTACCTCTTCGAGGCGGACAAGACCAGCAAGTCGACCTGCATGGGCGCCTGCGCCAAGGCGTGGCCGCCGCTGTTGGTCACGAACACGCCGACCGCGGAGAGCGGGGTGCAGTCCAAGCTGCTCAGCACGTCGGTCCGGAGCGGGGGCGCCAAGCAGGTCACCTACAAGGGCCACCCGCTCTACACGTACCTGGGCGACCGCAATCCCGGTGATCTCAATGGCCAGGGCCTCACCCAGTTCGGCGCCAAGTGGTACGTCGTGGGTCCCGACGGCAAGAAGATCACCGCCGCCGCACCGAAGTCCAGCAGCTCACCGTCGAGCAGCAGTTCGGCTTCGAGCAGCGCCAGCACCGGCTCGGGCTACTGA